In the genome of Desulfobacterales bacterium, the window GATGCTTTACCGCTTCCATAGATGTTACCATATCAGCTATATTTATAAGGCTTTCACAAGCATTACGGCCTGTAACCATTATGTGCATTTCAGAAGGTCTATTTTTTAAAAATTCTATGATTTCTTCTTCGGGAACCATCTTGTAAGTAATTAAATAAGTCAATTCATCTAAAATTACAAGATTATGTTTTTTTGAAAGAATAGTTTCTTTTGCAAAATTCCAGGCGTTTTGGGCGATTTTAATATCTTTTTCAATATCATCGGATTTAAATGTAAAGCCTCTTCCCATTATATGAAGTTCAATAGTGTCATTAAATCTTTTAAGCGCCTCAATTTCACCATATTTTAAGCTGCCTTTTATAAATTGAATTATGCATACCTTTAATTTTTGGCCAGCTGCCCTTATTGCAAGGCCTAAAGCCGCTGTTGTTTTTCCTTTTCCATTTCCTGTGTTTACCATTAATAAGCCTTTTTTGTGCATAGAAAATTAATCCTTTAATTTTTATATTTATTTTAATAGAAAACTTTTTTACACCTATAATAAAGGATGTGTCAACTTTTGAAATAAAGAACAAGGAGTAAATAAAAATATTAAATAAATAAATAATTTTACAAATGCGAGTTTATAAATTATTTTATATTTCTTCATGGCATAATTAGAAAGGAAAAAAGAAAACTTCTTTTTCGTTAGTATGAGCAATATATTCTTTAAATAGAATATATAATTATAGCAAAAGATTTAATATTTAATATTTTTAGCCTTAGATATAGGTTTATTATTTAAATATATTCTATAAATGAGATATAGATTATAACGGAGTCGATCTATGCAAAAAAAAATTTCTTGGTTATTATTGCTTATTTTTTTAATGATAATCCTTTTTACTTTTATTTCCTACAAAATGGAAGTCCAGATACTCACTTCATCTAATAGTCTTGACGAAAAAATCGTTAAAGCAACTTTAAAAAATTTTTTTTTATTTGCATTAATGGGAATTTTCAGCATTCTTTTGATTATTATTTTTTCAAAAACCTTGACGAAACATATCAACGAACTTTTTTGTGGAATACAGGAGATTTCAAAAGGTAATTTGGACTATGAAATCAATATTAAAGCAATGGATGAAATAGGTAGATCCGCTCAAATTTTTAATAAGATGGCTCAAAGTCTTAAAGAGAGTTTTAAAAAAATAGAAGATAAAAATAAGGAAATAATAGGACAAGTATTTGAATTAGAAAAAGCGGAAAAGAAATACCGCAGTATTTTTGAAAATTCAGTAGAGGGAATATTTCAAATAGCGCCTGATGGTAAAATTATAAGCGCAAATGCAGCTTTGCTAAAAATTTCAGGGTTTGATTCCATTGATGAAATGGTAGATTCTTATTCGTTAGTTATGCCTGAAAATTATATTTTACAGAAAGATATGAAATATATAATAAAGCTTTTATTTAAAAAAAAGAATCTTTCAAAATTTGAAACAAAGCTGTACAGAAAAGGTAATCAAGTTATTTGGATTTCAATAACAGCTTGGGCAGTTTACAGCCTCAATAACGAAATACTTTATTATGAAGGTTCTGTTGTTGATATTACGGAAATCAAATATTCGGAAAGCTTGAAAAGGGCTAAATTTATTGCGGAATCATCGAATAAAGCAAAAGGCGAGTTTTTAGCAAACATGAGCCATGAAATTAGAACTCCTTTAAATGCTATAATAGGTTTCGCAGCTTTAGCTTTAAAAACATGCTTTGATGAAAAACAAAAAGATTATATCCAAAAAATAAAAACTTCGGGAAATATTCTTCTTGGAATAATAAACGATATACTCGATTTTTCAAAGATAGAAGCTGGAAAACTTGAACTCGAGCATGAAGTATTTAATTTTTCTAATATTATTAAAGAACTGAATGATATGTTTATGGATAGAATTAAGGAAAATAATTTAGAAATGGATGTATTAATTTCTGAAAATGTTCCAAGATTTTTTATTGGGGATCAATTGCGGTTTAAGCAGATTTTTATAAATTTGATAAATAACGCAATAAAATTTACAAAAAAAGGCGGAATAAAAATAAAAACGGATATTATACGTGAAACTAAAGATGAAATATATTTGAAATTCGCAGTTCAGGACACAGGGATAGGAATATATCCCGATATTTTACCTAAGCTTTTCAGTTCATTTACGCAAGCTGACAGCAGCACTACACGAAAATATGGAGGAACAGGGCTTGGTCTTAGTATATGCAAACGCTTAATAGAAATGATGGGCGGAAAAATATGGGTTGAAAGCGTTCCAGGTTTTGGAAGTATATTTCATTTTACCGCGATGTTAAACAAAAGTATAGGCGAAGTCATTCCTAACGAGTAT includes:
- a CDS encoding response regulator; translation: MQKKISWLLLLIFLMIILFTFISYKMEVQILTSSNSLDEKIVKATLKNFFLFALMGIFSILLIIIFSKTLTKHINELFCGIQEISKGNLDYEINIKAMDEIGRSAQIFNKMAQSLKESFKKIEDKNKEIIGQVFELEKAEKKYRSIFENSVEGIFQIAPDGKIISANAALLKISGFDSIDEMVDSYSLVMPENYILQKDMKYIIKLLFKKKNLSKFETKLYRKGNQVIWISITAWAVYSLNNEILYYEGSVVDITEIKYSESLKRAKFIAESSNKAKGEFLANMSHEIRTPLNAIIGFAALALKTCFDEKQKDYIQKIKTSGNILLGIINDILDFSKIEAGKLELEHEVFNFSNIIKELNDMFMDRIKENNLEMDVLISENVPRFFIGDQLRFKQIFINLINNAIKFTKKGGIKIKTDIIRETKDEIYLKFAVQDTGIGIYPDILPKLFSSFTQADSSTTRKYGGTGLGLSICKRLIEMMGGKIWVESVPGFGSIFHFTAMLNKSIGEVIPNEYEKINAQDAVQKIRGKKVLIAEDNSMNQQIVCEILKSIGVIADIVSNGREALDMILKNSYDAVLMDLQMPIMDGYEATQAIRNSGIKTPIIALTAHVMKKDMEKCLQIGMNDYISKPIDNIQLFSVLGKWAMIE
- the cobO gene encoding cob(I)yrinic acid a,c-diamide adenosyltransferase produces the protein MHKKGLLMVNTGNGKGKTTAALGLAIRAAGQKLKVCIIQFIKGSLKYGEIEALKRFNDTIELHIMGRGFTFKSDDIEKDIKIAQNAWNFAKETILSKKHNLVILDELTYLITYKMVPEEEIIEFLKNRPSEMHIMVTGRNACESLINIADMVTSMEAVKHHYNNGINAQKGIEF